A section of the Citrus sinensis cultivar Valencia sweet orange chromosome 8, DVS_A1.0, whole genome shotgun sequence genome encodes:
- the LOC102625100 gene encoding guanosine nucleotide diphosphate dissociation inhibitor At5g09550 yields MDEDYDVIVLGTGLKECILSGVLSVDGLKVLHMDRNAYYGGESTSLNLTQLWKRFKGDDKPPERLGSSKEYNVDMIPKFMMANGGLVRILIHTDVTKYLNFKAVDGSFVYNKGKIYKVPATDVEALKSPLMGLFEKRRARKFFIYVQEYEEDDPKSHEGLDLNKVTAREIISKYGLEDDTIDFIGHALALHINDSYLEEPAMDFVKRIKLYAESLARFQGGSPYIYPLYGLGELPQAFARLSAVYGGTYMLNKPECKVEFDGDGKVIGVTSEGETAKCKKVVCDPSYLPDKVQKVGKVARAICIMNHPIPDTNDSHSCQVILPQKQLGRKSDMYLFCCSYAHNVAPNGQYIAFVSTEAETDNPEVELKPGIDLLGPVDEIFFDTYDRFVPTNNHEADHCFISSSYDATTHFESTVQDVLEMYTKITGKAVDLSVDLSAASATAEQ; encoded by the exons ATGGATGAAGATTATGATGTTATAGTTCTTGGAACTGGCCTTAAGGAATGCATTCTCAGTGGCGTTCTCTCTGTTGATGGACTCAAA GTATTGCACATGGACAGAAATGCCTATTATGGAGGGGAATCAACTTCTCTCAATCTTACACAG CTTTGGAAGCGTTTCAAAGGAGATGATAAGCCTCCAGAGCGCTTGGGATCGAGCAAAGAGTACAATGTTGACATGATACCTAAG TTCATGATGGCAAACGGTGGTTTGGTCCGTATTCTCATCCATACAGATGTTACTAAGTATCTTAACTTCAAAGCTGTTGATGGCAGTTTTGTGTACAACAAAGGGAAG ATCTACAAAGTTCCAGCAACAGATGTTGAAGCACTGAAATCACCATTGATGGGGTTATTTGAGAAGCGTCGGGCTCGAAAGTTCTTCATTTATGTTCAAgaatatgaagaagatgatcCAAAATCTCACGAAGGGCTAGACTTGAACAAAGTTACAGCTAGAGAGATTATCTC AAAATATGGGCTTGAAGATGATACGATTGACTTTATTGGTCATGCCTTGGCACTTCACATCAATGACAGTTACTTGGAAGAACCAGCTATGGATTTTGTGAAGAGAATTAAG CTGTATGCTGAGTCTTTGGCTCGTTTTCAAGGAGGCTCTCCTTATATTTATCCTCTGTATGGACTCGGCGAATTGCCTCAG GCGTTTGCACGTTTAAGTGCAGTTTATGGTGGAACTTACATGCTCAACAAGCCAGAATGTAAG GTGGAGTTTGACGGAGATGGGAAGGTTATTGGTGTAACATCCGAAGGAGAAACTGCCAAATGCAAGAAGGTTGTTTGCGATCCATCATACTTGCCCGATAAG GTTCAAAAAGTTGGAAAGGTTGCTCGGGCTATATGCATAATGAATCATCCCATTCCAGACACCAACGATTCTCATTCTTGCCAGGTTATTCTCCCACAGAAGCAACTTGGTCGTAAATCAGACAT GTACCTTTTCTGTTGTTCATATGCGCATAATGTAGCTCCAAATGGACAGTACATTGCTTTCGTTTCAACAGAGGCAGAGACGGACAATCCTGAAGTAGAACTGAAGCCTGGCATTGATCTGCTTGGGCCTGTAGATGAGATATTCTTCGACACTTATGATAGATTTGTACCTACGAACAACCATGAAGCTGACCATTGCTTCATATCTTCT AGCTATGATGCAACAACACACTTTGAGTCCACAGTACAGGATGTGCTTGAAATGTACACTAAGATCACTGGAAAG GCTGTTGATCTGTCAGTGGACCTGAGTGCTGCAAGTGCTACTGCTGAgcaatga
- the LOC102625387 gene encoding MADS-box protein JOINTLESS-like isoform X2: MTRQKIEIKKIDNPTARQVTFSKRRRGLFKKAQELSTLCDAEVALIVFSTTGRLFDYSSSSMKQVIDRHNLHSQNLHKFDQPSLQLQLESSTYAILSKEMADRTRELRQMKGEELQELNMEELMRLEKSLEGGLSRVVQTKGERLLNEIDALRRKEAQLTEENLRLKQHETGINTNVQGHSFNTFICSSSGDNSQDWESSNTSLKLGLPFPS, from the exons ATGACTAGACAAAAGATAGAGATCAAGAAAATCGATAACCCAACAGCAAGGCAAGTAACATTCTCAAAGAGGAGAAGAGGGCTGTTCAAGAAAGCTCAGGAGCTTTCAACACTTTGCGATGCTGAAGTAGCACTCATAGTCTTTTCTACTACTGGAAGGCTCTTTGATTACTCAAGTTCAAg TATGAAGCAGGTGATTGATAGGCACAATCTCCATTCGCAGAACCTTCACAAATTTGATCAGCCTTCTCTTCAACTGCAG CTCGAAAGCAGTACCTACGCCATTTTGAGCAAGGAAATGGCAGATAGGACCCGTGAACTaag ACAGATGAAAGGAGAAGAACTGCAAGAGTTAAACATGGAAGAACTCATGCGACTAGAAAAATCACTTGAAGGAGGACTGAGCCGTGTTGTTCAAACAAAA GGTGAAAGACTTCTGAATGAAATTGATGCTCTGAGGAGAAAG GAAGCGCAACTGACGGAGGAGAACCTGAGATTGAAACAGCAT GAGACAGGGATTAATACAAATGTACAAGGCCACTCATTTAACACCTTCATCTGCAGTTCATCTGGAGATAATTCTCAAGACTGGGAGAGTTCTAACACTTCGTTGAAGTTGGG GTTACCATTTCCCAGCTAA
- the LOC102625387 gene encoding MADS-box protein JOINTLESS-like isoform X1: protein MTRQKIEIKKIDNPTARQVTFSKRRRGLFKKAQELSTLCDAEVALIVFSTTGRLFDYSSSRSMKQVIDRHNLHSQNLHKFDQPSLQLQLESSTYAILSKEMADRTRELRQMKGEELQELNMEELMRLEKSLEGGLSRVVQTKGERLLNEIDALRRKEAQLTEENLRLKQHETGINTNVQGHSFNTFICSSSGDNSQDWESSNTSLKLGLPFPS, encoded by the exons ATGACTAGACAAAAGATAGAGATCAAGAAAATCGATAACCCAACAGCAAGGCAAGTAACATTCTCAAAGAGGAGAAGAGGGCTGTTCAAGAAAGCTCAGGAGCTTTCAACACTTTGCGATGCTGAAGTAGCACTCATAGTCTTTTCTACTACTGGAAGGCTCTTTGATTACTCAAGTTCAAg aAGTATGAAGCAGGTGATTGATAGGCACAATCTCCATTCGCAGAACCTTCACAAATTTGATCAGCCTTCTCTTCAACTGCAG CTCGAAAGCAGTACCTACGCCATTTTGAGCAAGGAAATGGCAGATAGGACCCGTGAACTaag ACAGATGAAAGGAGAAGAACTGCAAGAGTTAAACATGGAAGAACTCATGCGACTAGAAAAATCACTTGAAGGAGGACTGAGCCGTGTTGTTCAAACAAAA GGTGAAAGACTTCTGAATGAAATTGATGCTCTGAGGAGAAAG GAAGCGCAACTGACGGAGGAGAACCTGAGATTGAAACAGCAT GAGACAGGGATTAATACAAATGTACAAGGCCACTCATTTAACACCTTCATCTGCAGTTCATCTGGAGATAATTCTCAAGACTGGGAGAGTTCTAACACTTCGTTGAAGTTGGG GTTACCATTTCCCAGCTAA
- the LOC102625387 gene encoding MADS-box protein JOINTLESS-like isoform X3, with translation MTRQKIEIKKIDNPTARQVTFSKRRRGLFKKAQELSTLCDAEVALIVFSTTGRLFDYSSSRSMKQVIDRHNLHSQNLHKFDQPSLQLQLESSTYAILSKEMADRTRELRQMKGEELQELNMEELMRLEKSLEGGLSRVVQTKGERLLNEIDALRRKEAQLTEENLRLKQHGLIQMYKATHLTPSSAVHLEIILKTGRVLTLR, from the exons ATGACTAGACAAAAGATAGAGATCAAGAAAATCGATAACCCAACAGCAAGGCAAGTAACATTCTCAAAGAGGAGAAGAGGGCTGTTCAAGAAAGCTCAGGAGCTTTCAACACTTTGCGATGCTGAAGTAGCACTCATAGTCTTTTCTACTACTGGAAGGCTCTTTGATTACTCAAGTTCAAg aAGTATGAAGCAGGTGATTGATAGGCACAATCTCCATTCGCAGAACCTTCACAAATTTGATCAGCCTTCTCTTCAACTGCAG CTCGAAAGCAGTACCTACGCCATTTTGAGCAAGGAAATGGCAGATAGGACCCGTGAACTaag ACAGATGAAAGGAGAAGAACTGCAAGAGTTAAACATGGAAGAACTCATGCGACTAGAAAAATCACTTGAAGGAGGACTGAGCCGTGTTGTTCAAACAAAA GGTGAAAGACTTCTGAATGAAATTGATGCTCTGAGGAGAAAG GAAGCGCAACTGACGGAGGAGAACCTGAGATTGAAACAGCAT GGATTAATACAAATGTACAAGGCCACTCATTTAACACCTTCATCTGCAGTTCATCTGGAGATAATTCTCAAGACTGGGAGAGTTCTAACACTTCGTTGA
- the LOC102625387 gene encoding MADS-box protein JOINTLESS-like isoform X4 encodes MTRQKIEIKKIDNPTARQVTFSKRRRGLFKKAQELSTLCDAEVALIVFSTTGRLFDYSSSRSMKQVIDRHNLHSQNLHKFDQPSLQLQLESSTYAILSKEMADRTRELRQMKGEELQELNMEELMRLEKSLEGGLSRVVQTKGERLLNEIDALRRKEAQLTEENLRLKQHFIWR; translated from the exons ATGACTAGACAAAAGATAGAGATCAAGAAAATCGATAACCCAACAGCAAGGCAAGTAACATTCTCAAAGAGGAGAAGAGGGCTGTTCAAGAAAGCTCAGGAGCTTTCAACACTTTGCGATGCTGAAGTAGCACTCATAGTCTTTTCTACTACTGGAAGGCTCTTTGATTACTCAAGTTCAAg aAGTATGAAGCAGGTGATTGATAGGCACAATCTCCATTCGCAGAACCTTCACAAATTTGATCAGCCTTCTCTTCAACTGCAG CTCGAAAGCAGTACCTACGCCATTTTGAGCAAGGAAATGGCAGATAGGACCCGTGAACTaag ACAGATGAAAGGAGAAGAACTGCAAGAGTTAAACATGGAAGAACTCATGCGACTAGAAAAATCACTTGAAGGAGGACTGAGCCGTGTTGTTCAAACAAAA GGTGAAAGACTTCTGAATGAAATTGATGCTCTGAGGAGAAAG GAAGCGCAACTGACGGAGGAGAACCTGAGATTGAAACAGCAT TTCATCTGGAGATAA